The window CCAGCAGAAGGGCCATCGAGAGGGTGATGCCGGAGCGCGAGGTTCCCGGAATCAGGGCGATCGCCTGGGCCAGCCCGATCCACCAGGCGTCGACCAGAGCGAGGCTGGCGAGGCGGCGATCGCGACGGCCGATGCGGTCGGCCAGGGCCAGGACCAGCCCGAAGCCGACAGTCGTCGCCAGGATCACCCGCGGGTCCCTCGCCACCGTCGCCACCTGATCCGCGAGCAGGAAGCCGGCGATCGCGACCGGCGCCGTCGCCAGCGCCCAGGCGAGCAGAAAATGACGCGCCGGCAGACCTTCGACATCGCCCCCCCCTTCGGCCAGCAAGCCCCGCACCAGTTGCGCCAGGTCGCGGCGGAAATACAGCACGACGGCCAGCAACGTACCGGTATTGGTAGCGACATCGAACGACAGCCCCTGGTCCGCCCAGTCGAGAAACAAGGGCACCAGGATGAGATGCGCCGAGGAGCTGATGGGCAGAAACTCGGTGATTCCCTGGACCAGGGCGAGGAGGATGACTTGCAGCAGGCTCAAGGGATTTCTTCCGCGGCTCGTGGCGGCGCAGGGTGGCGGGCAGATTGTACGTCAGGCGCCGTCGTCGGTGGTGCGGCGGGCCCAACCGAAGGCGCCGCCGGTTCGATCGCTCGCTATACTACGCCCCGCTCGAAAGAGACCTTTCCAAGATCCCCAGCCGGAGGACTTTAGACACTATGCGAACCATGATCGTGACCGGAGGGGCCGGCTTCATCGGCTCCAATTTCGTCCGGCGCGTCCTCGACCGCGGCGACTGGCGCGTGGTCGTCTTCGACAAGCTGACCTACGCCGGCAACCTGGCCAATCTCGAGGCTTGCGACGAAAGCCCGAACTACACCTTCTTCGAGGGTGACATCGCCGACCGCGCCACGGTGGGCCAAATCATCGCCGACTACCGGCCGACGGCGATTCTGAATTTCGCCGCCGAAAGCCACGTCGACCGCTCCATCGACGACGCCAGCGACTTCATCCAGACCAACATCGTCGGCGCCTTCGAGCTCCTCGAAGGGGCCCGTCGGTACCACCGGGAAGGCGCCCCCGAGGATTTCCGCTTTCTGCACGTCTCGACCGACGAGGTCTACGGCAGCCTCGGCCCCACCGGCCTGTTCTCGGAGACCACGCCCTACGCCCCCAACTCGCCCTACGCCGCCTCGAAGGCTTCCGCCGATCACCTGGTGCGGGCCTACCACGAGACCCACGGGCTGCCGGCGCTGATCACCAACTGCTCGAACAACTACGGCCCCTATCAGTTCCCCGAGAAGCTCATCCCGCTGATGATCCTCAACGCCCTCGAAGGCAAGGATCTGCCGATCTACGGCGACGGCAGCAACGTGCGCGACTGGATCTACGTCGACG is drawn from Acidobacteriota bacterium and contains these coding sequences:
- the rfbB gene encoding dTDP-glucose 4,6-dehydratase; this encodes MRTMIVTGGAGFIGSNFVRRVLDRGDWRVVVFDKLTYAGNLANLEACDESPNYTFFEGDIADRATVGQIIADYRPTAILNFAAESHVDRSIDDASDFIQTNIVGAFELLEGARRYHREGAPEDFRFLHVSTDEVYGSLGPTGLFSETTPYAPNSPYAASKASADHLVRAYHETHGLPALITNCSNNYGPYQFPEKLIPLMILNALEGKDLPIYGDGSNVRDWIYVDDHCDGVLAALEKGQPGEKYNLGGRSERTNLEIVDGICQALERYAPAADNAALEARGVSAYLDLKTFVQDRPGHDQRYAIDDDKARRELGWSTHYDLDRGLDATVRWYLDHRPWCEDIQSGNYRRQRLGTGA
- a CDS encoding undecaprenyl-diphosphate phosphatase: MSLLQVILLALVQGITEFLPISSSAHLILVPLFLDWADQGLSFDVATNTGTLLAVVLYFRRDLAQLVRGLLAEGGGDVEGLPARHFLLAWALATAPVAIAGFLLADQVATVARDPRVILATTVGFGLVLALADRIGRRDRRLASLALVDAWWIGLAQAIALIPGTSRSGITLSMALLLGFRRPAAARFAFLMAIPVGILAAAWDGLKIVQGEVPLADLPSLGLGLLVAAGSAYLTIGWLLRWVERQNLSLFVIYRLVLGGIIAVVLL